GCAGCATCGTCTGTTGCAAAAGCGTCTTGTCCTCGAGAATCGACAGCAATTGTTTCGGATGATTCTCGCGCGACAACGGCCAGAGGCGGGTTCCCGTTCCGCCGGACAGCAGCACGGGAATAACGGAGGTCTTGGATGTCATGAGTTCCCCTCTCCTCTGGACGCGCCCAATTTGGTCTCAAGCACATGGCAAATCTACATCCCGCTTCCCGCAAGAAACTCCCTGCGGATCGTGCGGAGGATAATGGTCGCATCAAGCCGCAACGAGCGGTGCGCGATATAATCGAGATCATGGTCCACGCGGGCGATCGCAGCCTGGGCGGTCGCCGTGCTGCCGCGATAGCCGCTGACTTGCGCGAGGCCCGTGATCCCCGGCTTCACGGCATGGCGCTGGAAATAATAAGGCACGAGATCCTCGTACAGAACTCCGGCGGCAAGCATTCCCGGGACATGCGGGCGCGGCCCGACCAACGACATCTCCCCCTTCAGCACGTTAATCAGCTGTGGGATTTCGTCGAGGCTCGTGTTGCGGAGAATACGGCCCACGCGTGTCACCCGGACGTCGCCGACCGCAGTTTGCTGCCGTCCCGACGAATCGCCAAGCTCGACGTACATGGTCCGGAACTTGTAGATGCGAAACAGACGGTTGCGATAGCCGTAGCGGTACTGACGAAAGAAGATCGGGCCGCGCGATGTTGCCCGGATCGCGATCGCCACAGCCACAAAGATAGGCAACAGGAAGAGAAGTCCCAACGCAGCACCGGTGACATCCACCATCCGCTTGCCTAGCGATGAGGCCGGTTCGACTCCCGATACACGCGGCGCGTAACGCGCCTGACGGGCGCGCCTAGCATAGTCAGAAGAATAAGCGATCCGCGGACGATAGAGCTTCCACAGACGGGAAACATTATCCTGATCGACGGGCGGTGATACGAGAGAGGTCATCGCTCGGTTCCATCCAAGAGCAAGAAGAGAGGCACAGACCGAAGGCAGGATCGAATTCGCAAACGTTCCTCTACCTGTCCCGATGCAGTGAACGTTCGCACGCGAACACGTTCTCTAATCTTCTTGAACGAAGTTTGGCGGAAAAGCGAAAAATTTCGCGAGCGCAGCAATTGCACTGCACCTAATGTCGTCACGTGTATGTCGTCGTTGAAAAATGAATCGTGCCGCAAATGACTTAGGAGAGAATGCCCATTGGCTGAGCTGCATGTCAGTTGAATCAGACATGCAATTCGTCATAATGAATCATCGTCACTGGAAATCGAAAGACACATCGGTTCATTTGGAACTGCTTCAATAAAAGACATTGCGATCTCACGATGAGCACTCAGTTTCAGAAACTCGACAGCAGCACGCCGCAAAATGGGCGCGCTGACGATGTTTCATCGGTTAACTCCGGAATGACAGCCGGCAACACCAACGAGATCGCGACGTCGTCAGCGGCAAATCCAGATCGCCGCCTGCGAAACCGGATTCTGTTGATCAATGCAGCCGTCTGGATCGCCATCATCGTCCTCGTTAGATGGCTGTTGTTCTGAGGCTGGCTGAGATTCGCGCAACCGAGCGCTGGTTCCGCAGGCAGGGCCGCTGCATTTTGCGCCAGATCGAATGACAAACTCGCAAGCAGGCTCGTCCATCGATCTCAGCGCCTGGGCGGCATCGAC
The sequence above is drawn from the Afipia sp. P52-10 genome and encodes:
- a CDS encoding sugar transferase: MVDVTGAALGLLFLLPIFVAVAIAIRATSRGPIFFRQYRYGYRNRLFRIYKFRTMYVELGDSSGRQQTAVGDVRVTRVGRILRNTSLDEIPQLINVLKGEMSLVGPRPHVPGMLAAGVLYEDLVPYYFQRHAVKPGITGLAQVSGYRGSTATAQAAIARVDHDLDYIAHRSLRLDATIILRTIRREFLAGSGM